A window of bacterium genomic DNA:
GTCATCAGCCATTCGAAGGACAGGTTGTAGAAGTTTTTATCAAGGTGATCGAAGAGGAGCCTGCCTCCGCTCGCAAACTGAATCCGGTTATTCCGGAAGTACTCAATACAATTCTTATGAAATGCCTGGAAAAGGAACGGTCCCACCGCTACGAATCAGCGAGAGCTCTGTCAGAAGATCTCGGCAGATTTCTGGATGGGGAACCGATCCTGGGAACTCCCGTTACATGGACTTCTCGCACGATCCGGAAAGCAAAAAAGCACCGGACGGTTTCGGTTCTATTGATTGCAGCGGCGCTTGCAATCCTTTTATCAGCAGGACTTGGAATCCGCGCCTGGATAGTTTCGCGCGATAAAATCCGTTATGCGACGGAGTTTGGTCAGGAGTTGAAATATCTGGAGCAAACGCTCCGCCATATGTACACCTCTCCTTTGCATGACGTTCGCAAAGAAGAAGCGATTGCGGAACTACGATTGAAAATCATCCAGGAACGCATGAAAAACGATGCGGAGGCTGCTCTGGGTCCGGGCCACTTTGCGATTGGTCGCGGCTATCTGGCAATGCGCAGGTATGCCGAAGCGGAAACAAATCTTCAAAAAGCATGGAATGTATACGACTACAACGTTGCTGAAGTCGCTTATTCGCTGGGACTCGCAAAGGCCATGTTGTACAGACAGGAGCTACAAAGCCTGGAAAGAATTTCAAACGCAGAGCAAAGAGAAGCACGCAAAAAAGAAATAGACAAGTCCCTTCGTGATCCAGCTTTGCGGTGGCTTCGGCAGGGAGAAGAGGCTGCAGGCGAATCCGGTGAATACGGAGAAGCGGTCGTTGCTTACCTGGAGAAGAAGTATCAGGAAGCGCAACAGAAAGCGTTCGAGAGTTTACGCAAGTTTCCGTGGTTATACGAAGCCAGAAAATTAATCGGCGATTCTTACGTTGCAGTAGGAAACCTGCGACGCGATGAAGGCAAGAATGATGAAGCAATGACAAACTACAAAAAGGCGCAAGCGGCATACGCAGAAGCGTCCAGCAAAGCGAACAGTGATGCTGAAGTTTATTTGCAGAACTGCGGGTTACAGGTGGAAATCATGACACTCCAAACGTATCAAACCGGCGCATCGCGGAAACAGCATATGAGGAGGCGCAGACCGCATGCAGTAGCGCTTCCATCGCGGATCCGGAAATGGTGGATGCTTTCAACGGTGCTGCTGCGGCTCATCTGCGGTGGGCCGAATCTCAGATTCCCAAAGGGCAAGATCCGCGATCTGCTTTAGCGAAAGCGATTGCAGCATCGCAACATGCATCCGGTTTGAATGCAAAGGATGAAAAATCCCGTCGCCTGATTGGCACTGCGTATGAGATCCAGGCGGAATATGAGATCAATCATGGAATGAATCCTGCTACATCACTGAAAATGGCGGCGATGGAATACGAAGCAGCTCTTCAAATCAATCCGAGTTTGATTTCAGCTTTCGAAGGCCTCGGTAGAGTGGCGATATTTACAGGAAAGGTGGACCTGATGCGAGGACAGGATCCTCGCCGGTCGGTGGATGCATCGATCGGATATTACCGGAAAGCATTGAGCTTGAACCAGAACCTTGCATACAATCACAACAACGTTGGATCTGCATATTTCTTGAAAGGACAGTTTGAAATGATGCGCGGTCTGGATCCACGCTCCTCGCTGGATGATGCTGCCAAAAGTTATCGGAAAGCTTCTGAAATCAATCCGGGACTCCCGGCGATCTTTATCAATCTCGCCAGCGTTTACACAAACAAAGCTTTGTATGAGATTGGCCATGGCTTGAATCCCCTCCCGTCAGCCAACTCTGTTGTGGAAATTTCCAGAAAAGCAATTGCGAGAACCCCCCAAAATGCAATGGCTTTCGATGCGCTCCGCCGGTTACTCCGTCAGGTCACAGTATGAAATGAAAATGGGAATAAATGCGAACGTTTCTTTGGAGCAAGCTCTGGAGCACAGCCGGAGAGCAAACCAGATCAATCCCTCTTTTGATGTGGGGCGCGTCAATTTTGCAAGCATCCTTACGGACAAGGCGCTGTACCTGCATCAGCAAAAGAAGCCTCTGAAAAATGTCCTGTCCGAAGCAATAGAGGCGCACGAAGCGGCGATACGAATTAATCCAAACCGGCCCGAGCCGCACCTCACTTATGGAAATCTCCACACGATCGCCGCCAGGGATGATATCCGTTCCGGCAAGAATCCAAGCTTGAATCTGAAGCTGGCACATTCCCATTTTGATAAGGCTCTGGAGTTGTATCCTGAATATGCCGAGGCGCGGATGGGGAAAGCGGAAAGTTTCTACTGGCAGTCGTATTTCCTTTTCCATAGCGGCCAAACTGCTGAAAAGGAAATCCATCTCGGCTACGCAGAAGCAGAGAAAGCAATTGGATTAAGCCCGCAACTTGCCGAAGCGTACGCCATTCAGGGAATGCTGGAATTGCTTCAGAATCGTTCCATGCAGGGTGAAGCTTCGATTAGAAAAGCGATCGAACTGAACGCAAATCTAAAAACGCGCTACGAGCCATTTCTAAAATCTCATCTCAAACAGTGAGTCCTCCCGGATTCCATGGAATGCGGCAATTACATTGCGGCTGTTCTGTTTCAGTTTCCGCGGTGAATATTCGAAAATCATACTCTCCTATCCGGTTTTCGAACACGAAGTGCAGCTTGACTCTCTGACCTCCGAGAGGGCGGCGCTGGAACGACACTTGCTAAGGTCGGTATGAAACCATGGATGGTTTCGTGGGTTCAAGATTTTAGAGAGGGGGAGGATTCCATATGCAAAAAAGTTTTAAAAGCAGTCCCATTTCTTTGCTCCGAGTTTAGCTCATTCACTTTCCTCCTTTGCCCGATATGCCGATGTGAGTGCGACATTGCGTACAGATAAACTTTGTTGTCCAAAAAGCAAAACAGAAATGTTTCCGGCGTGATTTGCTACTCCCTCCACATCCGGATTCCGATTCGGCGGTTTCCCATGCGCGCGCGGCTAAAAACATCAACGTGTTCCGGTAGCCCACATCAGAAAGCCAATGACTCCGCGCAGCAAGGCTGTTATCAGCGCGGAATGGCTCGCCGCGACGATCCGGGAAAATTTGCGTTTTGGGGATTGCGGTATTACAATGTTAATACATTGTATAACCATCGGAGAAATCATGATTAAGCGACTTACGTTACATGGAAACAGTCTGGCATTGGTAATTGAAAAGGCAATTCTGGAGCTTTTGAAGATTGACAAAGATACTCCACTTGAAATCGTCACCGACGGGAAGAACCTGATCATCTCACCGGTAAAGGATGCGAACAGGGAGAAAAGAATTCAGTCGGCCCTGACGAAGATCAATCGACGTCATTCGCAAACTTTGCGGTCGCTTGCGAAGTAGTGTTTTGTGAAAACTCCGGTTTTTCTTACCCTGGCCGACGCCGTTGAAATCCATAGCAACCAGATCCAGATTTATGGCGGGGTCCATGGAATGAGAGACATCAGACTCCTGGAGTCTGCCCTGGCTCAACCGGAAGGAAGCTTTGGCGGTGCATGGCTCCACTCCGATATTTACGAAATGGCATCAGCGTACACGTATCACATTTGTATGAACCATCCGTTTCTGGATGGGAACAAGAGAACAGCTCTTGTCGCCGGTCTTGTATTCCTTGAACTCAACGGCATCTCTCTGAGAGATCCCAAAGGAATCCTGCTAGATGCCATGCTGGAAATGGCTTCAGGAAGTATGTCAAAAAGACAATTTGCGGAGATCCTTCGGCAACTGCCGGTCGATTAAAAACGGGAGCCATACACGGCGGGGATTACTGTTTTGCTCAACGAGCTTGCGGCTTTCTTCTGCTTTCGTTCGGGCCGTTGTAAAGTCCTTCGTTCGTTCTGCAAGCTGTCCATCGAGTAAAAGGCATTCGCGGCGCTGAGAAATTTGAATCTGTACCCTCAGCAGGAGCCGTCAGCGAGTGAAGGAGATTGCCAAAAATAGTCTGGCGGCGTTCACGGATCTCCTTCCGACGCAAATTGATCCTCTAAATTGCCAGGGTCAGTTCCATGAGGAATACATCGGCGGTTGCGTAGCGATCATTCAACTGTTCTTGCAGAGCATGATCGATCACTTCGGCGAGTTTTTTTGGAATGCCCGGATCTCTTTTCCGGATGGGAACGATTCCCCCCCTTAAGATGACTTCGATTGGATCCCGGCCCGGAGGAAAGTCGCGTGGAAGCTGTCCTGTTAACATGCAATAAAATGTAGCGCCCAGACTCCAAACGTCGCTGATCGGTTTGGCAAATCTGTAATTGATTAACTGCTCCCGCGGCAGGAAACCCGGAGTCCCTCCGAACGTTCCTGTTGCAGTCAATCCGGAAAGCCCGGCTTTATCAAAGTTTTTTGCGAGTCCGAAGTCAGAAATTTTTGCGACGCCATTTGCATCCAGCAAAATATTCTGTGGCTTCAAATCCCGGTGGACAAAGTCTCCCCGGTGCGCAAACGCCAATCCCTCGAGCGCTGAAAGCATGATCGGTTTTGCTTCCAGTAATGACACCTTGCCACCGCGTTTTTCGATGAGACTATCCAGACTGCCTCCGGGACAATATTCCATTGCAAAATAGAAAGCGGTTCCGGCTGATCCATGATCGTAAAGCTCTACAATATTAGTATGCCTTAACTGTCGTGTGATTTCGATCTCACGCAGAAACTGCTGTCGCGATTTTTCATCGACAGCCACCCTGGAAAGCATCAGTTTCAAAGCGACGTTCCGGCCATCGCTCTGGCGAACGGCCAGATAGACGGCTCCCATGCCACCTTTTCCCAGCATCTTTACAATCTCATAACCGGGTATGTTGTGAGGCGTCTCCTCTTCCGGTTTTCCAGCAAGCATTCTAAGGAAAAGCGCCAGAGGATCCGCTTCCGCTTTGTTGCGGCAATTGAGGCAAACATAGTTTCCGTAACGCCTTTTTCCGATTTCTGCAGAAACATCCTTCCCGCATTGATCGCACCGCCTGATCTCCTGTTTTCGTGATGGTTCGTTTACAGTAGCAAGCTTTTGCTTGCAGGCAGGACAGATGTGCGTGCCGCCAACCCATTCGCATTGCGCCTGATCGGCTTCAGAAATTTCTTTTCCGCACTCACAACAGCATAGAGCAAACTCCACTGAAATGCGCATCACGGTATCCCCAACTCGAATCTGGTCTGCGTCTTTCAAATCTACTTCAGGGAATCTTCTCATGCCTCCCTGATGGGGAGTGTCGTTTTTCCCTCTTCCTCCGTATTTGATACCGTTTACGTAGGTTCCGTTGAGACTTCCTAGATCCCGAAGCCGGGCTTCCGGAGGATTCGCTTCAAGAAGGAAATGATGCCGGGAGGCCGTCGAATCATCTGGCGAGAGTCGTCCGTGACAATCCTCGGAACGGCCAAAGATAAAAGTGTCATGCTCAACGAAGGTAAAAATACTTCCCTGAATGGGTCCCTGAGTGACTCTCAAAATGATCTTGCCTGGCATACCCGTTCCCTTATTTATTTGCCGGAGGGCATTGGAAGCGGATTCCAATTCTCCGAAAATTCATGCAACTTGAGACGGATCGTATCGGCGCTAATAAAGCCATATCCCGCGCAACGCAAGGTAAAAAGAAGTTGATCAAAATCCTGTTCGGTCCATTCCGGTTTTTTATGACCGAATGAAAGCAAACCCCCTGGTTTCGATGAATGCTGTGCCAGAAACGATTCGATGTACGGTCGCGCTTGTTCAATCCAGTCTTGTGAAGCCGGTAATTCCAAATCCCAATCGAGTCGCCAGAAC
This region includes:
- a CDS encoding protein kinase; amino-acid sequence: FYMSPEQALGHAHQVDARSDIYSIGATFYELFTGHQPFEGQVVEVFIKVIEEEPASARKLNPVIPEVLNTILMKCLEKERSHRYESARALSEDLGRFLDGEPILGTPVTWTSRTIRKAKKHRTVSVLLIAAALAILLSAGLGIRAWIVSRDKIRYATEFGQELKYLEQTLRHMYTSPLHDVRKEEAIAELRLKIIQERMKNDAEAALGPGHFAIGRGYLAMRRYAEAETNLQKAWNVYDYNVAEVAYSLGLAKAMLYRQELQSLERISNAEQREARKKEIDKSLRDPALRWLRQGEEAAGESGEYGEAVVAYLEKKYQEAQQKAFESLRKFPWLYEARKLIGDSYVAVGNLRRDEGKNDEAMTNYKKAQAAYAEASSKANSDAEVYLQNCGLQVEIMTLQTYQTGASRKQHMRRRRPHAVALPSRIRKWWMLSTVLLRLICGGPNLRFPKGKIRDLL
- a CDS encoding AbrB/MazE/SpoVT family DNA-binding domain-containing protein, which codes for MIKRLTLHGNSLALVIEKAILELLKIDKDTPLEIVTDGKNLIISPVKDANREKRIQSALTKINRRHSQTLRSLAK
- a CDS encoding type II toxin-antitoxin system death-on-curing family toxin; this encodes MKTPVFLTLADAVEIHSNQIQIYGGVHGMRDIRLLESALAQPEGSFGGAWLHSDIYEMASAYTYHICMNHPFLDGNKRTALVAGLVFLELNGISLRDPKGILLDAMLEMASGSMSKRQFAEILRQLPVD
- a CDS encoding serine/threonine-protein kinase — translated: MPGKIILRVTQGPIQGSIFTFVEHDTFIFGRSEDCHGRLSPDDSTASRHHFLLEANPPEARLRDLGSLNGTYVNGIKYGGRGKNDTPHQGGMRRFPEVDLKDADQIRVGDTVMRISVEFALCCCECGKEISEADQAQCEWVGGTHICPACKQKLATVNEPSRKQEIRRCDQCGKDVSAEIGKRRYGNYVCLNCRNKAEADPLALFLRMLAGKPEEETPHNIPGYEIVKMLGKGGMGAVYLAVRQSDGRNVALKLMLSRVAVDEKSRQQFLREIEITRQLRHTNIVELYDHGSAGTAFYFAMEYCPGGSLDSLIEKRGGKVSLLEAKPIMLSALEGLAFAHRGDFVHRDLKPQNILLDANGVAKISDFGLAKNFDKAGLSGLTATGTFGGTPGFLPREQLINYRFAKPISDVWSLGATFYCMLTGQLPRDFPPGRDPIEVILRGGIVPIRKRDPGIPKKLAEVIDHALQEQLNDRYATADVFLMELTLAI